gtataagtgtgtttcatgtttggtaattgcaatcattgttgcttttgttgtggtcatccatgtacaatgcttggtgtcagtctatctatctcttgtaaaaataaaatacagtgtgtgtgtgtggaaaaaaaaaaaaaaaaagaaatggccctGGCTGGGGTGCCTGGTGTTCCAGAACCTGTCTGGAACCAGGCAAAAGGTGGAgtagggaaagaaggaaactaaTCCTGAGCTCCAGTGGACCTATAAATCTATGGCTTGGTGGCCATGAAAAGGGCAAAGGGCTCCAGGAACTGGCTGAGCCCGGGGTGCAGAAGATTTATGCCCTGGTTTTGTCAGTTTTGGAACCCCCCGCGCCATCTCGGGAAAAGGCTTTGgagggtgtgagtgtggaaggaaagaagtgatCAGCCAGGACCATTTTCAGACATCCCCCTCTCTGACCCCTTTCCCGGGCCCAAGGATCTGAGGGTCTCAGCAGCCCCGGAAGTCACGGCCGGCCCCTAGGCTCCCTCTGGGTAGAGCACCTGGTGGGACCTGGCTGCTCAGGGCATGAGCGTGGCAGCAGGGgtgagagcagggccagaagcagggCTGGGAGACAGGCTGTGGTGGTGGCGAGGGCAGGGAGCCTCCAGTCCGGGGACTGcatggcagggggcagggggcctggAAGGGGAGGTCTCAGGGACACTGTGGAGAGAAGGCTCCCGGTACACAGCcactgtgaaggggagagagaggagcaggaaggagagtTAGGCACCAAGAGAGCTCTGAAAGGGCTCCCTTCCCCTACAATCCTCCTCTGGGAACCCACAGAAGGAGAGCTTCCCAAACCTCCAAAGGCCAGAGCCTTCCTGGCTTGACCTGTCATAGCATGTGTCCTCTTAAAACACTTACAGCCCCTTAGCTGTGTGTCACTAAATGTCCATGTCAAGGTCAATACCGTCCCATGTGGTCCAcctcttccctgggggtccaTACTCACCCTCCAGGAGCTTGGGCACAAAGTGGGCGGCTGCCTTGGTCTTCTTGACTCGATTTCCCTTCATGACTCGGCCCTCCTTGTCCAGGCCCAGGTACCAGGACCGGCCAGAACGACGCTGGCGATAGAGAGCAGAGGCGTACAGGACATAGTAATTCTCAGAGACGCACTCCTTAAAGCGACACTCAGCTGTGAAATGTGGCTGAGGAGACAAAGACCCAGAAAGgcacacacagacagaaagacaaaaagacacatcACTGAACAGAAGGGAGCCCTGGGAAGAACAAGGCAGGATATAATCCATACGTTTGAgcctgggagagccaacttctgagcccacgcaGGAACTGGGAGAAAGGGAGGATGAGGAAGAGTCTGGTGGCCCCCGAGGGCCAGGAACTAGACTTCTGGGGGCCTGGAATAAGAAGATAACTTCTCTCTGCTCTACTCCCAACCTCTCACCATCCAGGGGACCTGGAGGGAATTTCTGCTTGGAGGAGTTCCTGAATCCTTCCCCAGTATCCTGAATGACTCTGGGGAAGTGAGTAATAATGAGGTCTAGAGGAGGTTGGAGAAGACACAGGGGTCCTAAAAGGTTGAAAGAGTTGGACATTCAAAGAGCCTGGGGGTGTTTAGGAGGCTATTGGAGGAGAAGGGATTGGAGGGACCCTAGAGGAGGTGCTTGGGAGCGGGCAGTGAGGACAGGGTGTCGGCAAgagctggagggagaggaagccCTGAGCTGCAAAATATCTGCAATTGGGAAGGCTGTAGCTAGGGGAGTCCCCTGACTCCAGGCCACTCTGCCCCCTTGTCTCACCGAGCTGTAGAGCAGCCCCTCAGCGTTCATGGCCATGTAGTGACCCAGCTTGGCACTCTGGATGGTGACTACACGGAGCCCCACAGGGATCAGTTTGaagtgggctgggggtggagagaagaggtATCAGTACCCCAAGCCTCCAATCCCCATCTGAGCCCCCCCTCAATTCTGGTCccagttctacttcttcctttgcgGGGTCAAAGAGCCAGACTGAAAACAACAGAACCTGAAGCCACAATAGGATTGTCATCTCCTATGCCTgctctcccccttcccacccagcAGCTGGCTTCCCCTCTCACTGAAAGAGCTGGTGTCCTCTGGGGTGCCCTGGATACTCCCGTCGGGCTTCGCCTGGAGGTAGAAACCCTGGCAGCAGAACAGTTTGGTGACGATGCCTTTGAGCTGAGGCTCTGGAGAAAGAGACATTCATCTTGGAACATGACACCTCTGTTCCCAGAAACATTGCTACACTTGGCGGgatcagaggagagaaagaaaggaggatggagggaaggaagagggtccCAGGGCCCCAGCTCCCTGACCCTCTAAGCAAGGTCTCTCCCACCTCTCTTTGACTCCAGAGGAAGCTGGGGTGTGGGTCCCTTCTGCTTCCTCTAACCAGCTTTCAGTTTACTTGACTGAAATTTATTTAAAGGCTTAATTCCTACTCTACAGCTCAAccagaatggggggaggggagaagaaggtagaggaaggggagagataCATGGAAAGGCAGAGGACAAAGGGAGACAGGCAGAGCTGCTGAAGCGGCAGTGTGTTTGCGAATGTGGGGGGCAGTAAGGTGACCCCAGGGTAGGGGCGCCCCctcaggagtgggggtgggactgGGCCTGACGCTGACTCAGCACCTGCTGCTGCGGCTGCCGCTCGCTTCTCGCGGGCCTCGCCTTGGCCCAGCGCCGGCCTGTCTGACACTGAcccacctgtctgtctgtctgtcagtcTGCTGGCTCGCGGGGGCCCAGCCCTCCCTGAGGCTCAGCCTCTCCCCTTCAGCCTGGTAACCCGCCTGGGATGGGGGATATTCGGTAGCAAACcaaggaaatgggggaggggccagggagcTGGTGAGGCAGGCTGACTCACGTGGGGGCTGGGTCCCACTCAAAGGGTGGGCTGCGGACCGTACCACTGCGGAGGGCCGGCGGCGGGGGGAGGAGGACgccagcggggggcgggggggtctcCCCCTAGGGGAGCTGGGAGCGGGCGGGAGCGAGGCCAGAGGGACTTCCCGCCTGTCGCACCTGGACGGGGACCACACGCTAACCCTCACAACTCTCCTCCCCCGGCGCTTGCGGCCGAGTTCCCGGTACCCCCTCGTAGATGGTACGACCCCCAGTCTCCGTGCGGGTATCCAGCCGTGTAGTGTTGTCTGAGTTGCTCGCGGCAGAGGGTCCCCTGAGCCCGTGGGACCCGATTTCGGAGTCGCGTAGGCGGTCATGGGGGAGTGCCCAGCTCCCTTCTTGAAGTGCAGGTCACGGGAGGAGGGCGCACAGAGGGGCGGACTGGCGAGGTAGCTGCAAGGACACCCCGGGGAGAGCTGGGGAGATTGGTACCGAGCCAGGCAAGCTCGGCGAGGAGGAACGGAGCCAAGGCTCGGAGGAGCGGGAgaagcggggcgggggcggggctgccgGAGCCGCAGAAACCCTCGGGGTGACCCAGGCGTCCGGAACCCCCAGGCCCCTCCGCTCGGCATTGAAAGAATCGCGAGAGACCGCACGTAGGCAGAGGACGGTGGGGGTGGGGACTCGTGTGTTGGGAGGGGGGCGAGCGGGAGCTGCCAGGCTTCGGGGCACCAGGCTTAGCCCCTCAAGCCTTCCCCTTGCCCTCGAAAGCAAGGAGACTCGGGGTTATGGGCGAGagagaagggaaactgaggcatcgtCTGGCCGAGGGTTTGTGGTCCAGGCGCACCCCCTTTCACTTTCGGGGAGCCGCCGTCAGTCGGGCCCCGCTCTTCCGAGTCCCTGGCCTCAACCTCCCAGGCAGAGAGACCCCCGGCCCGGAGACCCCGCCCCAGCCACTCACCCGGGCAGCGGTCCGGCCGCGCGGGCCGCCCCCCGCACAGTCGCACCTTGGACAGCAGGATGAGGAGCTGCTTCTGGCAAAGGGACTTGGTGCCGCGGGGACACACGCGCCGCTGCGCTGACACGGGCCGGCTGCCCCCGGGCTCGCGGACCTCCCGCTTCTGCCGGATCAGGCTGCTGGCCGGTGCCGCCATGGCGCCCCCGGAGGAGACACCCCAAAACCGGCAGGCTCCCGGAGCGCGCTGGGCGCCCCCAGAGAAGCCCGCTAGCTCACCAGGACATGGTCTTGCCTCTCCGGTCCGACTCGCCGCCTCACCCACGGGACCTGAGGATAAGCCCTAGAcgacccccaccccaggcaccaGCTCCCACCCTTGGGCCTCGTGCTAGCTTCGCCAGACCCAGCAGCCTATGTACCTCTCAGTTGACCCCACCCTCGACCTTTGCCCCCCACAGAAAACTCCCCCTTCTCTGATCTCCAGTGTCCCTGTCCCCCACTAACACTATCCCAAAGCCAAGACCCTCACATTTTCCAGGATGTGGTTCCAATATCCCCAGGCACCTTTCCACCCTATTTCCGGGCCCTGCACTCCTGCCAAAGCCACTCTTGTAATTTTAAGGGTGTGGGTCCTTAGCTTTGGGGATATTagctcaccccacccctgctggGGTGCTGCCAGTGTCTAGGAAGAACCCAACCTTGGTGTCTTTTCCTTTGCCACCCTCTACGTGAGGAATCCCCCACTTTTTTTCACTGAAATCCCCCAAAAACTATGCCTTGAAATATCCAGACTGTCGCCAATCAGCAAGAAGAGGTTCCCAGACCCTGTCTCTGGACGATACCGGTCTTTACCAAGTCACCCCCATTTCTAGTGGCACAGGGTTCCAGCTGCTGAGCCCCTTTCCTCACCTTGTTACCCTCCACTCCTTTTGAAGTCACCTCCAAATCCGCCCTTCCTAGTGGTTACACCAGGTGGTTGTCTGGAGGGCCCTCTGTCACCTCGGAATAAGGAGCATAggtttttggcttttttgtttttttctggcagCCCCTAATTTCCTCGGGGACAGCTGGTGCTGTTTAGATCCCACGCCCTCCAATCCAACCAGCCCCCCGAGAGAGGAGTGCACCCACGTTGTCACGGGTCCCCAACTGTGAACAGACCCGCTATAAGGCAGAGCGCATCAGAGCTTTCTGCGACAGGGCTTCCTTGTCCTCCCCGGGACTGCCTATAGcaccccctcttccttccccgaCGCCCCTCAACCTGTCCTGTCTTGTCGATCCGGGGACGGCTGGCGCTGGCTCTGGTTCCAGGCTCCTCCCTCCCTGTACCCCGCAAGCGGAGCTTCCCCCCACGCCCGGCTAGGCGTCCCGGACCCCAGGAAGGAGTGAGGGTGTCTCCGCAGAGCGCCCTGGTCTGGCGAAGTGAGCACTGGGCCTGGCGGCTGGACCAAGCggagcggcggcagcggcggcagcggcggcagcgggAGCGGCTGTGGGAAgctgaggcggcggcggcgacagCAGCTCTCCCCTCCTCCGAGAGCCggcccgggggcggggcagggggtggagacTCCGGGAAAGAGGTGGGGGGGGTGAAGCTGGGCGGGAGGAACCCTGGGGTTCCTtggaggcagggagtggggacGGTCTTAGAGACAGGTGGAGCCGAGACAAGGCCGCATGTCTCGCATGTCTCGGGGTTCAGAGGAGGAGGGACAAGGAGGCGACTCCACTGAATGGAACTCTGGATTGGGGGAGAGGTTGGGCTTAGATAGATGGAATGGCAGATGCCCCGAGAATGGAGAAAGGGACCCTACTGCCCGGGATGGAGGACAGAACTGGATGAGGAAGGTGGGGGGAATAACTGAAGAGATAGCGGTGGTGGTGAGGTCTAGCCTGGGGTGAAATCCGGCCTCCTTAATATCTCTGCTTTTGTGTGAGACAAATTGGTCAGTCCCTGGTCTCCATACCTTTCTCCTTTACACGTTTTTTCAGCAAATATGTTACCCCCATCCCTATTGACTCCTAAGAGAAAAGACCATAAGAACTGGCGGGAGATGGATGCCAGAGGCTGCACGGGAGCAGGAGGGGTGCTGGCCACAGATTTGGAAAGTGGAGAGGCCAGAATGGAACGACCTGTGCCAGGGATGCggcgggaggagggtgggaggaagcggAGGAACCGGCGAGGAGGCCTTCTAGAACGGGTTCTTCGGGCCCAAGGCGCTCAGCCTGTCTcccaggtgaggggagagcagtcCCCTCCACATCCCGCTGGCCAACAGAAGCACATTCCAGGTTAGTAGGAACAGCGTCTTTAATGGGCGCCGCCTCCCACGCCGGCTAAGCCGCCCCCCTTGCGTGCAGCCTTGGCCTCTTCTACAGCGGCGCGCAGGGCGCGGGCAGGGTCCCTGCGAAGCAGGGCCAACGCCCCGAGCAACGAAGCGGCGCCGTCCCCCGCACCGAGCTTTTGGCCACTCAGAAAATAGTGGGGCAGCGTCCCAGCCTCGAGCACCCGGCCCAGCTCATCCAGCAGCCCGAGGCAGCAGGCGCCCGCATTCTCGGGTCGCGCCAGATAGAGCGCGGGCAGCCGCTCGCACGCCCAGTAGAGCAACGTCCGCAGGAGATAGGGCGCCGCGACCCTAGTCCCGGCCACCAGCGGGCGCAGCAGCGCCTGGGCCGCCGCGTGCGCTTGCAGCAGGGGAACGGGTATGCGCATCTTGAGCGCCAGCTCTTGGCGGGCGAGGCAGAGCTGCCATCCGGAGGCGCCCGGCCGCTCtgtgccgccgccgccgggcaCCAGGTAGAAGGAAGACGACTCCGAGGCCAGCGGGCCGGCCCACGAGTGGCTCCGAGCCTCCTGGGGCCAGCCGGCCACGGACACCACGGGGATCAGGTCGAATAGCAGGAGGCGGCGCGGGGACCCGGGCGTAGCCAGGAGGATGGTGGTGACCCCCGCGTGGCGGGCTGCGTGGACCAAGCGCGGGGCACCCGGGACCGGAAACAGGGACTCAGCGACCGCAGCCAGCGAAGCAAAGAACCAGGCAGCCACCTGGGCGGGGCACAATGTGGGCCATGCCTCCCGAGCCTCCGACGGCTGTGGCACTGGGCTAACGTCGGCTGCTTTGGTGACGTCACCATTCGTTTTTTTCAGTGGTGAGGGGAAGTCAACATCGGTTACGTCTTGTTGAGGCAATTCTGGCACTGAAACATTACTAGGTGATTTTTCCAAAGACTCGTGTGCCTCAGGCTCAGTGACGTCACCGTGCAGCTGGTCCACGGAGATTTGCGGATCCTTGGGAGTTTGTTTGCTTTGGGCTGGGTGGATCGAATCACGTCCTCCTGGGACTGGGGGTCCTAGGCAATCCTGCCATGCCTCCCGGACCGAGGTTCCGCGTACTTGCTCTGGGAGGAAGAGCCATGCGTAACAGGATCCCACGTCCGGTTGCAGCTCCTGCCCAGTGCCATCTAGCGAAAGCACGGGCACCAGGAGGGTGAAGCTGGCGTCGTAGTGAGGTCCCCGA
This Balaenoptera acutorostrata chromosome 20, mBalAcu1.1, whole genome shotgun sequence DNA region includes the following protein-coding sequences:
- the LOC130704563 gene encoding fibroblast growth factor 11 isoform X2, which produces MAAPASSLIRQKREVREPGGSRPVSAQRRVCPRGTKSLCQKQLLILLSKVRLCGGRPARPDRCPEPQLKGIVTKLFCCQGFYLQAKPDGSIQGTPEDTSSFTHFKLIPVGLRVVTIQSAKLGHYMAMNAEGLLYSSRRSGRSWYLGLDKEGRVMKGNRVKKTKAAAHFVPKLLEVAVYREPSLHSVPETSPSRPPAPCHAVPGLEAPCPRHHHSLSPSPASGPALTPAATLMP
- the LOC130705857 gene encoding transmembrane protein 102-like, with amino-acid sequence MASAVWGSAPWWGPPPPAPARPLTDIDFCSGAQLQELTQLIQELGVQESWSEGPKPGPDLLQAKDFVFSLLGLVHRRDPRFPPQAELLLLRGGIREGSLDLGPAPLGPYARGPHYDASFTLLVPVLSLDGTGQELQPDVGSCYAWLFLPEQVRGTSVREAWQDCLGPPVPGGRDSIHPAQSKQTPKDPQISVDQLHGDVTEPEAHESLEKSPSNVSVPELPQQDVTDVDFPSPLKKTNGDVTKAADVSPVPQPSEAREAWPTLCPAQVAAWFFASLAAVAESLFPVPGAPRLVHAARHAGVTTILLATPGSPRRLLLFDLIPVVSVAGWPQEARSHSWAGPLASESSSFYLVPGGGGTERPGASGWQLCLARQELALKMRIPVPLLQAHAAAQALLRPLVAGTRVAAPYLLRTLLYWACERLPALYLARPENAGACCLGLLDELGRVLEAGTLPHYFLSGQKLGAGDGAASLLGALALLRRDPARALRAAVEEAKAARKGGGLAGVGGGAH
- the LOC130704563 gene encoding fibroblast growth factor 11 isoform X1; this translates as MAAPASSLIRQKREVREPGGSRPVSAQRRVCPRGTKSLCQKQLLILLSKVRLCGGRPARPDRCPEPQLKGIVTKLFCCQGFYLQAKPDGSIQGTPEDTSSFTHFKLIPVGLRVVTIQSAKLGHYMAMNAEGLLYSSPHFTAECRFKECVSENYYVLYASALYRQRRSGRSWYLGLDKEGRVMKGNRVKKTKAAAHFVPKLLEVAVYREPSLHSVPETSPSRPPAPCHAVPGLEAPCPRHHHSLSPSPASGPALTPAATLMP